The Setaria viridis chromosome 6, Setaria_viridis_v4.0, whole genome shotgun sequence genome contains a region encoding:
- the LOC117862060 gene encoding uncharacterized protein, which produces MDGGSGLNLLYAETLDAMGIDHSRLRPSKAPFHGVVPGKQAMPLGQIDLPVTFGTPSNYRKEVLTFEVVGFRGTYHAILGRPCYAKFMAIPNYTYLKLKLPRPNGVITVGTTFQKAYECDVECCEYAAAVTLSSDVAVQLAEAIEDQPNTKQSGTSFKPTEGIKEVPLDPGSSSGGVVRISTALSPK; this is translated from the coding sequence atggacgggggcagcggcctcaacctcctctacgctgagaccctcgacgccatggggatcgatcactcccgtctccgtcctagcaaggcacccttccatggcgtcgtgccagggaagcaagcgatgcctctcgggcagatcgacctgcccgtcacgtttgggaccccttccaactataggaaggaggtcctcaccttcgaggtggtggggtttcgcggaacctaccatgccatcttgggacggccgtgctacgcgaagttcatggccatccccaactacacctacctcaagctcaagctgccgaggcccaacggggtcatcaccgtcggcacaaccttccagaaggcatacgagtgtgacgtggagtgctgcgagtacgccgcggccgtcACCCTCTCGAGCGACGTGGCtgtccagcttgcggaggcgATCGAGGACCAGCCCAACACCAAGCAGTCAGGTACCTCCTTTaagcccaccgaaggtatcaaggaagtccctctTGACCCCGGCAGTTCCAGTGGTGGGGTCGTGCGGATCAGCacggccctatcccccaaatag